The following are encoded in a window of Pseudostreptobacillus hongkongensis genomic DNA:
- a CDS encoding IclR family transcriptional regulator, which translates to MLVQSIDRAMNILEILSQGNNLSLAEVCKKSKLHKTTTFRILHSLKENGYVKQNKKGQYSLTYKMFRVGNRVVQSIDFAQPAKSHITKLAVETNQTIHLVIRDGNQILYIDKFSPENTSNTMEWSKIGRRAPMHCTAAGKAILAYCSEEDILNIWDQTDIIKYTARTIINVDSLFDNLKLTRKNGYSVEYEEYELGLYCIGTPIFNSKKEVVGAISISIPLNDDTPRSFYIDKIKDASKKISKKLGYEID; encoded by the coding sequence ATGCTAGTACAATCAATAGATAGAGCTATGAATATTCTTGAAATATTATCTCAAGGAAATAATTTATCCTTAGCAGAAGTATGCAAAAAAAGCAAATTACATAAAACAACTACTTTTCGTATACTTCATTCATTAAAGGAAAATGGTTATGTTAAACAAAATAAAAAAGGACAATATTCATTAACATATAAAATGTTTAGAGTTGGAAATAGAGTTGTTCAAAGTATAGATTTTGCTCAACCAGCTAAAAGTCATATAACTAAACTTGCAGTTGAAACGAATCAAACTATACATCTTGTTATACGTGACGGTAATCAAATACTTTATATAGATAAATTTTCACCAGAAAATACTTCAAACACTATGGAATGGTCAAAAATTGGTAGACGTGCACCTATGCACTGTACTGCTGCTGGTAAGGCTATACTTGCATATTGTAGTGAAGAAGATATACTTAATATATGGGATCAAACTGATATAATAAAATATACAGCTAGAACCATAATAAATGTAGATAGCTTATTTGATAATTTAAAATTAACAAGAAAAAATGGTTATTCTGTAGAATATGAAGAATATGAATTAGGTCTTTATTGTATAGGTACCCCTATATTTAATTCTAAAAAAGAAGTAGTTGGTGCTATTAGTATATCTATACCTCTTAATGATGATACACCTAGAAGTTTCTATATAGATAAAATAAAAGATGCTTCTAAAAAAATATCAAAAAAATTAGGATATGAAATAGATTAA
- a CDS encoding nucleoside hydrolase: MNRRPIIIDTDPGIDDAAAIIAALNNNDKLDIKLFTSVFGNVDLEKTTKNTLKILEFMNSDVPVAKGAPRSIFFDPKMNASDVHGESGLGGYELPEPTRKVMEKNAVEAMKEVLEKSIDKVTVVILGVSTNLALLLIQYPYLKEKIEEVVIMGGSLSLGNTNTAAEFNVYKDPHATKIVFDSGLKITVFGLDVTRKCRIRSKSLDKLKTFNKVSNMCYSIFKYYRGEGFEQGLIMHDSTTIAYLLNPEMFRFEKKYIDVATEGAAIGSFVADYYTVRNGDKNPNVNYAVDVNEEEFERWLVENICK, translated from the coding sequence ATGAATAGAAGACCTATAATAATTGATACAGATCCTGGAATTGATGATGCAGCTGCAATTATTGCTGCATTAAATAATAACGATAAGTTAGACATAAAATTATTTACTTCAGTATTTGGGAATGTTGATTTAGAAAAGACAACTAAAAATACTCTTAAAATATTAGAGTTTATGAATAGTGATGTACCAGTTGCAAAAGGAGCTCCTAGATCAATATTTTTTGATCCTAAAATGAATGCTTCAGATGTTCATGGTGAATCTGGTTTAGGAGGGTATGAATTACCAGAACCTACAAGAAAAGTTATGGAAAAAAATGCTGTTGAAGCAATGAAAGAAGTTTTAGAAAAATCTATAGATAAAGTTACTGTAGTAATTCTTGGAGTATCAACTAATTTAGCATTACTTTTAATACAATATCCATATTTAAAAGAAAAAATTGAGGAAGTTGTAATAATGGGAGGATCACTTTCTTTAGGAAATACTAATACAGCAGCTGAATTTAATGTATATAAAGATCCTCACGCGACTAAAATAGTTTTTGATTCTGGATTAAAAATAACAGTATTTGGATTAGATGTAACTAGAAAATGTAGAATTAGATCTAAAAGTTTAGATAAGTTAAAAACTTTTAATAAGGTGTCTAATATGTGTTACTCTATATTTAAATATTATAGAGGAGAAGGATTTGAACAAGGATTAATTATGCATGATTCTACTACAATTGCATACTTGTTAAATCCTGAAATGTTTAGATTTGAAAAAAAATATATAGATGTTGCAACTGAAGGAGCAGCAATAGGTTCTTTTGTTGCAGATTATTATACTGTTAGAAATGGAGATAAAAATCCAAATGTTAATTATGCTGTAGATGTTAATGAAGAAGAATTTGAAAGATGGTTAGTAGAAAATATATGTAAATAA
- the brnQ gene encoding branched-chain amino acid transport system II carrier protein, whose translation MRENLNKKDFIQICFMLFGMIFGAGNLLFPPMLGKFSGNNLTLSIIGFCISGVVLPILGIIVVMMHDKLSNITDKVSTKFTSWFIAITYISTGPSVVIPRAATTPFSIILEPYLDPNINIYLVRTIYTVIFFVIVYFLCLNPSKLVNKLGKILSPLLFILIVFMFLGLFFKGAGNLLEAQNNYAKFPFVMGFLEGYSTLDAVSSINFGIVLTMNLIYKGLEEKSDMLRTTVKAGFILVLLISSLYMMLAFIGASTAGMFANTTNGAEILNEAVFYIFGPFGRIILSLTFLIACLSICISSLICTSEYFSEEYKFLSYKQWLLIWITMSLILANYGLDSILVFTKPILYMINPIAIVLIILGILDKFFDGNRLIYNATIHTVIFISLLSVLPILNINIYVINNIIKYMPFSSVDMAWVIPTFVVFVVTNIYVKIRRI comes from the coding sequence ATGAGGGAAAATTTAAATAAAAAAGATTTTATACAAATATGTTTTATGCTTTTTGGTATGATATTTGGAGCAGGAAATTTACTTTTTCCACCTATGCTTGGTAAATTTAGTGGAAATAATCTAACGTTAAGTATAATTGGATTTTGTATATCGGGTGTTGTGCTTCCTATACTTGGAATTATAGTTGTTATGATGCATGACAAGCTTTCTAATATTACAGATAAAGTATCTACTAAATTTACGAGTTGGTTTATAGCTATAACATATATAAGTACAGGGCCTTCTGTTGTTATACCGCGTGCAGCAACTACACCTTTTTCTATAATATTAGAGCCATATTTAGATCCTAATATTAATATATATTTAGTTAGAACTATATATACAGTTATATTTTTTGTTATAGTTTATTTTCTTTGTCTTAATCCAAGTAAGTTGGTTAATAAATTAGGGAAAATACTATCACCACTATTATTTATATTAATAGTATTCATGTTTTTAGGACTATTTTTTAAAGGTGCTGGGAATTTATTAGAAGCTCAAAATAACTATGCTAAATTTCCTTTTGTAATGGGATTTTTAGAAGGTTATAGCACTCTTGATGCAGTTAGTTCTATAAATTTTGGTATAGTTTTAACCATGAATTTAATATATAAAGGTCTTGAAGAAAAATCAGATATGCTTAGAACTACTGTAAAAGCAGGATTTATTTTAGTTTTATTAATAAGTTCTTTATATATGATGCTTGCATTTATAGGAGCTTCAACTGCTGGTATGTTTGCTAATACAACTAATGGAGCAGAAATATTAAATGAAGCAGTATTTTATATTTTTGGACCATTTGGAAGAATAATACTTTCTCTTACATTCTTAATAGCATGTTTATCTATATGTATATCAAGTTTGATATGTACTAGTGAGTATTTTAGTGAAGAGTATAAATTTTTAAGTTATAAACAATGGTTACTTATATGGATAACTATGTCATTAATACTTGCAAATTATGGATTAGATTCTATATTAGTATTTACTAAACCTATATTATATATGATTAATCCCATTGCTATTGTACTTATAATTTTAGGTATATTAGATAAATTTTTTGATGGTAATAGATTAATATATAATGCTACAATTCATACAGTTATATTTATAAGTTTATTATCTGTATTGCCTATATTAAATATTAATATTTATGTTATAAATAATATAATTAAGTATATGCCGTTTTCAAGTGTTGATATGGCTTGGGTTATTCCAACTTTTGTGGTATTTGTTGTTACAAATATATATGTTAAAATTAGGAGGATATAA